A window of the Dunckerocampus dactyliophorus isolate RoL2022-P2 chromosome 21, RoL_Ddac_1.1, whole genome shotgun sequence genome harbors these coding sequences:
- the avl9 gene encoding late secretory pathway protein AVL9 homolog isoform X2, with the protein MDEQRGPVLHIVVVGFHHKKGCQVEFSYPPLMLQEGHESNMLPEEWKYLPFLALPDGAHNYQEDTVYFHLPPLSGNTKCVYGVSCYRQIEAKALKVRQADVTRETVQKSVCVLSRVPLFGLLQAKLQLITHAYFEEKDFSQISILKELYEHMNGSLRGSALDGSQVFLGLSPRDLILHFRHKVLILFKLILLEKKVLFYVSPVSRLVGTLMTVLSLFPGVIEHGLVDSSHYRPKSSASEDLLGSVSGAEEFVSVSASDIAPSSLPTRNGASGDDNHLKPPACTSPESSESDWETLDPSVLEEGPKEHADERKEVPSGMPDTFESKPTTPITVQPVSSQGGVTQGLMSGLEEDQYGLPLAIFTKGYLCLPYMALQQHHLLSDVTVRGFVAGATNILFRQQRHLSDAVIEVEEAAVHIQDPELRKILSLTTADLRFADYLVKHVTENRDDVFLDGTGWEGGDEWIRAQFTLYIHTLLASSLQQDNERLLADYGAPFVTAWKITHNYRLWHSNTHPAMAAITPGHPFQGQYSVADVKLRLSHSVNNSERGKKLGNAMMTTSRSVVQTSKAVGQSVGGALTSAKSAMSSWFSTLAQPAAVSHAGVPEPATEVKP; encoded by the exons ATGGACGAGCAACGAGGACCGGTGCTCCACATCGTGGTAGTTGGGTTTCACCACAAGAAGGGCTGCCAG GTGGAGTTTTCCTACCCACCGCTGATGCTGCAAGAGGGTCATGAGAGCAACATGCTGCCCGAGGAGTGGAAGTACCTTCCTTTCCTGGCTCTTCCCGACGGCGCTCACAACTACCAGGAAG ACACGGTCTACTTCCACCTGCCCCCCCTCAGCGGAAACACCAAGTGCGTCTACGGCGTCTCCTGCTATCGACAGATTGAAGCAAAG GCTTTGAAGGTCCGACAGGCTGACGTCACGCGGGAGACGGTGCAGAAGAGCGTGTGCGTTTTGAGTCGTGTG CCTCTGTTCGGTCTCCTCCAAGCCAAGCTGCAGCTCATCACGCACGCTTACTTTGAGGAGAAAGACTTCTCGCAGATCTCCATCCTGAAG GAGCTGTACGAGCACATGAACGGCTCCCTGAGGGGTTCAGCTCTGGACGGCTCACAGGTGTTCCTTG GCTTGTCCCCGCGAGATTTAATCCTGCACTTTAGACACAAG GTCCTCATCCTCTTCAAGCTCATCCTGCTAGAGAAGAAG GTCCTCTTCTACGTGTCCCCCGTCAGCAGACTAGTCGGAACGCTAATGACAGTTTTGTCCCTGTTCCCTG GTGTGATCGAGCATGGCCTGGTGGACTCGTCTCACTACAGACCTAAGAGCAGCGCGTCCGAGGACCTGCTGGGCAGCGTCTCCGGGGCCGAGGAGTTTGTGTCCGTGTCCGCCAGCGACATCGCACCTTCGTCACTGCCCACCAGGAACGGCGCCAGCGGGGACGACAACCACCTTAAACCGCCGGCCTGCACGTCACCTGAGTCCTCCGAGAGCGACTGGGAGACCCTGGACCCCAGTGTGTTGGAGGAGGGGCCCAAGGAGCATGCGGACGAGCGGAAGGAGGTGCCGTCGGGGATGCCGGACACCTTTGAGTCCAAGCCAACCACACCCATCACGGTGCAGCCTGTCAGCAGTCAGGGAGGGGTCACGCAGGGGCTGATGTCGGGTCTGGAGGAGGACCAGTACGGACTGCCGCTCGCAATCTTCACCAAA GGTTATTTGTGTTTGCCCTACATGGCGCTGCAGCAGCATCACCTCCTGTCAGACGTGACGGTGCGCGGCTTTGTTGCCGGGGCGACGAACATCCTCTTCCGCCAGCAGAGGCACCTCAGCGACGCAGTCATTGAA GTGGAGGAAGCGGCCGTCCACATCCAGGACCCCGAGCTCCGCAAGATCCTCAGCCTGACCACGGCCGACCTGCGCTTCGCCGACTACCTGGTCAAACACGTGACGGAGAACCGTGACGACGTCTTCCTGGACGGGACAGGCTGGGAGGGCGGGGACGAGTGGATCCGGGCGCAGTTTACGCTCTACATCCACACCCTGCTAGCGTCCTCCTTGCAGCAAG ATAACGAGAGGCTACTGGCAGATTACGGCGCACCCTTCGTCACTGCCTGGAAGATCACACACAACTACCGCCTATGGCACAGCAACACGCACCCCGCCATGGCCGCCATCACCCCAGG ACATCCTTTCCAGGGACAGTACAGCGTGGCTGATGTGAAACTCCGCCTGTCACA CTCAGTGAACAACAGCGAGCGAGGGAAGAAACTCGGGAACGCCATGATGACCACCAGCAGGAGCGTCGTGCAGACCAGTAAGGCCGTGG GTCAGTCCGTGGGCGGAGCCTTAACTAGCGCCAAATCGGCCATGTCCTCCTGGTTCTCCACTCTGGCTCAGCCCGCAGCAGTGTCCCACGCGGGCGTTCCCGAGCCCGCTACAGAGGTCAAACCCTGA
- the avl9 gene encoding late secretory pathway protein AVL9 homolog isoform X1, with protein sequence MTTHAVLAKQENCDSHFVTPNMLSSSSHQVEFSYPPLMLQEGHESNMLPEEWKYLPFLALPDGAHNYQEDTVYFHLPPLSGNTKCVYGVSCYRQIEAKALKVRQADVTRETVQKSVCVLSRVPLFGLLQAKLQLITHAYFEEKDFSQISILKELYEHMNGSLRGSALDGSQVFLGLSPRDLILHFRHKVLILFKLILLEKKVLFYVSPVSRLVGTLMTVLSLFPGVIEHGLVDSSHYRPKSSASEDLLGSVSGAEEFVSVSASDIAPSSLPTRNGASGDDNHLKPPACTSPESSESDWETLDPSVLEEGPKEHADERKEVPSGMPDTFESKPTTPITVQPVSSQGGVTQGLMSGLEEDQYGLPLAIFTKGYLCLPYMALQQHHLLSDVTVRGFVAGATNILFRQQRHLSDAVIEVEEAAVHIQDPELRKILSLTTADLRFADYLVKHVTENRDDVFLDGTGWEGGDEWIRAQFTLYIHTLLASSLQQDNERLLADYGAPFVTAWKITHNYRLWHSNTHPAMAAITPGHPFQGQYSVADVKLRLSHSVNNSERGKKLGNAMMTTSRSVVQTSKAVGQSVGGALTSAKSAMSSWFSTLAQPAAVSHAGVPEPATEVKP encoded by the exons atgacAACTCACGCTGTACTGGCTAAGCAAGAAAATTGTGATTCACATTTTGTTACCCCAAATATGCTTTCATCTTCTTCACACCAGGTGGAGTTTTCCTACCCACCGCTGATGCTGCAAGAGGGTCATGAGAGCAACATGCTGCCCGAGGAGTGGAAGTACCTTCCTTTCCTGGCTCTTCCCGACGGCGCTCACAACTACCAGGAAG ACACGGTCTACTTCCACCTGCCCCCCCTCAGCGGAAACACCAAGTGCGTCTACGGCGTCTCCTGCTATCGACAGATTGAAGCAAAG GCTTTGAAGGTCCGACAGGCTGACGTCACGCGGGAGACGGTGCAGAAGAGCGTGTGCGTTTTGAGTCGTGTG CCTCTGTTCGGTCTCCTCCAAGCCAAGCTGCAGCTCATCACGCACGCTTACTTTGAGGAGAAAGACTTCTCGCAGATCTCCATCCTGAAG GAGCTGTACGAGCACATGAACGGCTCCCTGAGGGGTTCAGCTCTGGACGGCTCACAGGTGTTCCTTG GCTTGTCCCCGCGAGATTTAATCCTGCACTTTAGACACAAG GTCCTCATCCTCTTCAAGCTCATCCTGCTAGAGAAGAAG GTCCTCTTCTACGTGTCCCCCGTCAGCAGACTAGTCGGAACGCTAATGACAGTTTTGTCCCTGTTCCCTG GTGTGATCGAGCATGGCCTGGTGGACTCGTCTCACTACAGACCTAAGAGCAGCGCGTCCGAGGACCTGCTGGGCAGCGTCTCCGGGGCCGAGGAGTTTGTGTCCGTGTCCGCCAGCGACATCGCACCTTCGTCACTGCCCACCAGGAACGGCGCCAGCGGGGACGACAACCACCTTAAACCGCCGGCCTGCACGTCACCTGAGTCCTCCGAGAGCGACTGGGAGACCCTGGACCCCAGTGTGTTGGAGGAGGGGCCCAAGGAGCATGCGGACGAGCGGAAGGAGGTGCCGTCGGGGATGCCGGACACCTTTGAGTCCAAGCCAACCACACCCATCACGGTGCAGCCTGTCAGCAGTCAGGGAGGGGTCACGCAGGGGCTGATGTCGGGTCTGGAGGAGGACCAGTACGGACTGCCGCTCGCAATCTTCACCAAA GGTTATTTGTGTTTGCCCTACATGGCGCTGCAGCAGCATCACCTCCTGTCAGACGTGACGGTGCGCGGCTTTGTTGCCGGGGCGACGAACATCCTCTTCCGCCAGCAGAGGCACCTCAGCGACGCAGTCATTGAA GTGGAGGAAGCGGCCGTCCACATCCAGGACCCCGAGCTCCGCAAGATCCTCAGCCTGACCACGGCCGACCTGCGCTTCGCCGACTACCTGGTCAAACACGTGACGGAGAACCGTGACGACGTCTTCCTGGACGGGACAGGCTGGGAGGGCGGGGACGAGTGGATCCGGGCGCAGTTTACGCTCTACATCCACACCCTGCTAGCGTCCTCCTTGCAGCAAG ATAACGAGAGGCTACTGGCAGATTACGGCGCACCCTTCGTCACTGCCTGGAAGATCACACACAACTACCGCCTATGGCACAGCAACACGCACCCCGCCATGGCCGCCATCACCCCAGG ACATCCTTTCCAGGGACAGTACAGCGTGGCTGATGTGAAACTCCGCCTGTCACA CTCAGTGAACAACAGCGAGCGAGGGAAGAAACTCGGGAACGCCATGATGACCACCAGCAGGAGCGTCGTGCAGACCAGTAAGGCCGTGG GTCAGTCCGTGGGCGGAGCCTTAACTAGCGCCAAATCGGCCATGTCCTCCTGGTTCTCCACTCTGGCTCAGCCCGCAGCAGTGTCCCACGCGGGCGTTCCCGAGCCCGCTACAGAGGTCAAACCCTGA
- the avl9 gene encoding late secretory pathway protein AVL9 homolog isoform X3: protein MTTHAVLAKQENCDSHFVTPNMLSSSSHQVEFSYPPLMLQEGHESNMLPEEWKYLPFLALPDGAHNYQEDTVYFHLPPLSGNTKCVYGVSCYRQIEAKPLFGLLQAKLQLITHAYFEEKDFSQISILKELYEHMNGSLRGSALDGSQVFLGLSPRDLILHFRHKVLILFKLILLEKKVLFYVSPVSRLVGTLMTVLSLFPGVIEHGLVDSSHYRPKSSASEDLLGSVSGAEEFVSVSASDIAPSSLPTRNGASGDDNHLKPPACTSPESSESDWETLDPSVLEEGPKEHADERKEVPSGMPDTFESKPTTPITVQPVSSQGGVTQGLMSGLEEDQYGLPLAIFTKGYLCLPYMALQQHHLLSDVTVRGFVAGATNILFRQQRHLSDAVIEVEEAAVHIQDPELRKILSLTTADLRFADYLVKHVTENRDDVFLDGTGWEGGDEWIRAQFTLYIHTLLASSLQQDNERLLADYGAPFVTAWKITHNYRLWHSNTHPAMAAITPGHPFQGQYSVADVKLRLSHSVNNSERGKKLGNAMMTTSRSVVQTSKAVGQSVGGALTSAKSAMSSWFSTLAQPAAVSHAGVPEPATEVKP from the exons atgacAACTCACGCTGTACTGGCTAAGCAAGAAAATTGTGATTCACATTTTGTTACCCCAAATATGCTTTCATCTTCTTCACACCAGGTGGAGTTTTCCTACCCACCGCTGATGCTGCAAGAGGGTCATGAGAGCAACATGCTGCCCGAGGAGTGGAAGTACCTTCCTTTCCTGGCTCTTCCCGACGGCGCTCACAACTACCAGGAAG ACACGGTCTACTTCCACCTGCCCCCCCTCAGCGGAAACACCAAGTGCGTCTACGGCGTCTCCTGCTATCGACAGATTGAAGCAAAG CCTCTGTTCGGTCTCCTCCAAGCCAAGCTGCAGCTCATCACGCACGCTTACTTTGAGGAGAAAGACTTCTCGCAGATCTCCATCCTGAAG GAGCTGTACGAGCACATGAACGGCTCCCTGAGGGGTTCAGCTCTGGACGGCTCACAGGTGTTCCTTG GCTTGTCCCCGCGAGATTTAATCCTGCACTTTAGACACAAG GTCCTCATCCTCTTCAAGCTCATCCTGCTAGAGAAGAAG GTCCTCTTCTACGTGTCCCCCGTCAGCAGACTAGTCGGAACGCTAATGACAGTTTTGTCCCTGTTCCCTG GTGTGATCGAGCATGGCCTGGTGGACTCGTCTCACTACAGACCTAAGAGCAGCGCGTCCGAGGACCTGCTGGGCAGCGTCTCCGGGGCCGAGGAGTTTGTGTCCGTGTCCGCCAGCGACATCGCACCTTCGTCACTGCCCACCAGGAACGGCGCCAGCGGGGACGACAACCACCTTAAACCGCCGGCCTGCACGTCACCTGAGTCCTCCGAGAGCGACTGGGAGACCCTGGACCCCAGTGTGTTGGAGGAGGGGCCCAAGGAGCATGCGGACGAGCGGAAGGAGGTGCCGTCGGGGATGCCGGACACCTTTGAGTCCAAGCCAACCACACCCATCACGGTGCAGCCTGTCAGCAGTCAGGGAGGGGTCACGCAGGGGCTGATGTCGGGTCTGGAGGAGGACCAGTACGGACTGCCGCTCGCAATCTTCACCAAA GGTTATTTGTGTTTGCCCTACATGGCGCTGCAGCAGCATCACCTCCTGTCAGACGTGACGGTGCGCGGCTTTGTTGCCGGGGCGACGAACATCCTCTTCCGCCAGCAGAGGCACCTCAGCGACGCAGTCATTGAA GTGGAGGAAGCGGCCGTCCACATCCAGGACCCCGAGCTCCGCAAGATCCTCAGCCTGACCACGGCCGACCTGCGCTTCGCCGACTACCTGGTCAAACACGTGACGGAGAACCGTGACGACGTCTTCCTGGACGGGACAGGCTGGGAGGGCGGGGACGAGTGGATCCGGGCGCAGTTTACGCTCTACATCCACACCCTGCTAGCGTCCTCCTTGCAGCAAG ATAACGAGAGGCTACTGGCAGATTACGGCGCACCCTTCGTCACTGCCTGGAAGATCACACACAACTACCGCCTATGGCACAGCAACACGCACCCCGCCATGGCCGCCATCACCCCAGG ACATCCTTTCCAGGGACAGTACAGCGTGGCTGATGTGAAACTCCGCCTGTCACA CTCAGTGAACAACAGCGAGCGAGGGAAGAAACTCGGGAACGCCATGATGACCACCAGCAGGAGCGTCGTGCAGACCAGTAAGGCCGTGG GTCAGTCCGTGGGCGGAGCCTTAACTAGCGCCAAATCGGCCATGTCCTCCTGGTTCTCCACTCTGGCTCAGCCCGCAGCAGTGTCCCACGCGGGCGTTCCCGAGCCCGCTACAGAGGTCAAACCCTGA
- the avl9 gene encoding late secretory pathway protein AVL9 homolog isoform X4, translating into MLQEGHESNMLPEEWKYLPFLALPDGAHNYQEDTVYFHLPPLSGNTKCVYGVSCYRQIEAKALKVRQADVTRETVQKSVCVLSRVPLFGLLQAKLQLITHAYFEEKDFSQISILKELYEHMNGSLRGSALDGSQVFLGLSPRDLILHFRHKVLILFKLILLEKKVLFYVSPVSRLVGTLMTVLSLFPGVIEHGLVDSSHYRPKSSASEDLLGSVSGAEEFVSVSASDIAPSSLPTRNGASGDDNHLKPPACTSPESSESDWETLDPSVLEEGPKEHADERKEVPSGMPDTFESKPTTPITVQPVSSQGGVTQGLMSGLEEDQYGLPLAIFTKGYLCLPYMALQQHHLLSDVTVRGFVAGATNILFRQQRHLSDAVIEVEEAAVHIQDPELRKILSLTTADLRFADYLVKHVTENRDDVFLDGTGWEGGDEWIRAQFTLYIHTLLASSLQQDNERLLADYGAPFVTAWKITHNYRLWHSNTHPAMAAITPGHPFQGQYSVADVKLRLSHSVNNSERGKKLGNAMMTTSRSVVQTSKAVGQSVGGALTSAKSAMSSWFSTLAQPAAVSHAGVPEPATEVKP; encoded by the exons ATGCTGCAAGAGGGTCATGAGAGCAACATGCTGCCCGAGGAGTGGAAGTACCTTCCTTTCCTGGCTCTTCCCGACGGCGCTCACAACTACCAGGAAG ACACGGTCTACTTCCACCTGCCCCCCCTCAGCGGAAACACCAAGTGCGTCTACGGCGTCTCCTGCTATCGACAGATTGAAGCAAAG GCTTTGAAGGTCCGACAGGCTGACGTCACGCGGGAGACGGTGCAGAAGAGCGTGTGCGTTTTGAGTCGTGTG CCTCTGTTCGGTCTCCTCCAAGCCAAGCTGCAGCTCATCACGCACGCTTACTTTGAGGAGAAAGACTTCTCGCAGATCTCCATCCTGAAG GAGCTGTACGAGCACATGAACGGCTCCCTGAGGGGTTCAGCTCTGGACGGCTCACAGGTGTTCCTTG GCTTGTCCCCGCGAGATTTAATCCTGCACTTTAGACACAAG GTCCTCATCCTCTTCAAGCTCATCCTGCTAGAGAAGAAG GTCCTCTTCTACGTGTCCCCCGTCAGCAGACTAGTCGGAACGCTAATGACAGTTTTGTCCCTGTTCCCTG GTGTGATCGAGCATGGCCTGGTGGACTCGTCTCACTACAGACCTAAGAGCAGCGCGTCCGAGGACCTGCTGGGCAGCGTCTCCGGGGCCGAGGAGTTTGTGTCCGTGTCCGCCAGCGACATCGCACCTTCGTCACTGCCCACCAGGAACGGCGCCAGCGGGGACGACAACCACCTTAAACCGCCGGCCTGCACGTCACCTGAGTCCTCCGAGAGCGACTGGGAGACCCTGGACCCCAGTGTGTTGGAGGAGGGGCCCAAGGAGCATGCGGACGAGCGGAAGGAGGTGCCGTCGGGGATGCCGGACACCTTTGAGTCCAAGCCAACCACACCCATCACGGTGCAGCCTGTCAGCAGTCAGGGAGGGGTCACGCAGGGGCTGATGTCGGGTCTGGAGGAGGACCAGTACGGACTGCCGCTCGCAATCTTCACCAAA GGTTATTTGTGTTTGCCCTACATGGCGCTGCAGCAGCATCACCTCCTGTCAGACGTGACGGTGCGCGGCTTTGTTGCCGGGGCGACGAACATCCTCTTCCGCCAGCAGAGGCACCTCAGCGACGCAGTCATTGAA GTGGAGGAAGCGGCCGTCCACATCCAGGACCCCGAGCTCCGCAAGATCCTCAGCCTGACCACGGCCGACCTGCGCTTCGCCGACTACCTGGTCAAACACGTGACGGAGAACCGTGACGACGTCTTCCTGGACGGGACAGGCTGGGAGGGCGGGGACGAGTGGATCCGGGCGCAGTTTACGCTCTACATCCACACCCTGCTAGCGTCCTCCTTGCAGCAAG ATAACGAGAGGCTACTGGCAGATTACGGCGCACCCTTCGTCACTGCCTGGAAGATCACACACAACTACCGCCTATGGCACAGCAACACGCACCCCGCCATGGCCGCCATCACCCCAGG ACATCCTTTCCAGGGACAGTACAGCGTGGCTGATGTGAAACTCCGCCTGTCACA CTCAGTGAACAACAGCGAGCGAGGGAAGAAACTCGGGAACGCCATGATGACCACCAGCAGGAGCGTCGTGCAGACCAGTAAGGCCGTGG GTCAGTCCGTGGGCGGAGCCTTAACTAGCGCCAAATCGGCCATGTCCTCCTGGTTCTCCACTCTGGCTCAGCCCGCAGCAGTGTCCCACGCGGGCGTTCCCGAGCCCGCTACAGAGGTCAAACCCTGA
- the kbtbd2 gene encoding kelch repeat and BTB domain-containing protein 2, with protein MSDLGERRPVNTDYAVSLLEQLKFFYEQKLLTDVVLLVEDTEFPCHKMVLATCSSYFRAMFMSGLSESKQTHVHLRNVDAPTLQIIITYAYTGHLAISDSNVELLYETACFLQVEDVLLQCRDYLVKKINPENCVRMLSIGDLFSCSELKQSAKRMVEHKFPTVYRQDAFLQLSHELLIDVLSSDNLNVEKEETVREAAMLWLEYNMEARSQHLSSVLSQIRIDALSEVTQRAWFQGLPPNDKSVVVQGLYKSMPKFFKPRLGMTKEEMLIFIEALSEPQEEVRVLSTSVPTTVVCYSPQAEKVYKLCNPPGDLQKVGALVTPDNDVFIAGGQIALKNSISNLGMAGFRSVDSFFWFDAQQNSWVAKSPMLCARIKPSLVYCDGYIYAIGGDNVGGELNKRTVERYDCEKDEWSMMSPLPFAWNWCTSVVVHDRIYVMTHDIMYCYFSRVDAWVEMAMRKTSRCFASAAAFGDLIFYIGGLHVVSNSGIRLPTSTIDGPSVTVEIYDLNKNEWRPAANIPAKRYSDPCVRAVVLLNSLCIFMRETHMNERAKYAIYQYDVELDRWCLRQPVSERVLWDLGKDFRCAVGKLYPSCLEESPWKPPTYLFSPDGAEEFQIDGELVSLPHVWL; from the exons ATGTCGGATCTGGGCGAGCGCAGGCCGGTCAACACGGACTACGCTGTCTCCCTGCTGGAGCAGCTCAAGTTCTTCTACGAGCAGAAGCTATTGACTGACGTGGTCCTGCTGGTGGAGGACACAGAGTTCCCGTGTCACAAGATGGTTCTGGCCACTTGTAGCTCTTACTTCAG AGCGATGTTCATGAGTGGGCTGAGCGAGAGCAAGCAGACGCACGTGCACCTGAGGAACGTGGACGCACCCACGCTCCAGATCATCATCACATACGCCTACACGGGCCACCTGGCCATCAGCGACAGCAACGTAGAGCTGCTCTACGAGACCGCTTGCTTCTTACAG GTGGAGGACGTCTTGCTGCAGTGCCGAGACTACCTCGTGAAGAAGATCAACCCGGAGAACTGTGTCCGTATGCTGAGCATCGGCGACCTGTTCAGCTGCAGCGAGCTGAAGCAGAGCGCCAAGCGCATGGTGGAGCACAAGTTCCCCACCGTGTACCGACAGGACGCCTTCCTACAGCTTTCCCACGAGCTCCTCATTGACGTCCTGAGCAGTGACAACCTCAACGTGGAGAAAGAGGAGACAGTGCGTGAGGCCGCCATGCTGTGGCTGGAGTACAACATGGAGGCACGCTCGCAGCACCTGTCGTCCGTGCTCAGTCAGATCCGCATCGATGCACTGTCTGAGGTGACACAGCGGGCATGGTTCCAGGGCCTGCCCCCCAATGACAAATCTGTCGTGGTGCAAGGCCTTTACAAGTCCATGCCCAAGTTCTTCAAGCCCCGCCTGGGAATGACCAAGGAGGAGATGCTCATCTTCATTGAGGCCTTGTCCGAGCCGCAGGAGGAGGTTCGCGTCTTGTCGACGTCCGTGCCCACCACCGTGGTGTGCTACAGCCCGCAGGCCGAGAAAGTCTACAAACTCTGTAACCCACCCGGAGACCTGCAGAAAGTGGGCGCCCTGGTCACTCCGGACAACGACGTCTTCATTGCCGGTGGACAGATCGCCCTCAAGAACTCCATCAGCAACCTCGGCATGGCAGGCTTCCGCTCGGTGGACAGCTTTTTCTGGTTTGACGCCCAACAGAACTCCTGGGTGGCAAAGTCCCCAATGCTATGCGCCCGCATCAAGCCCTCGCTGGTCTACTGCGACGGCTACATCTATGCAATTGGTGGTGATAACGTCGGCGGTGAGCTGAACAAGCGCACAGTGGAGCGATACGACTGTGAGAAGGACGAGTGGAGCATGATGAGCCCGCTGCCTTTCGCCTGGAACTGGTGCACGTCTGTGGTGGTGCACGACCGCATCTACGTGATGACGCACGACATCATGTACTGCTACTTCTCCCGTGTCGACGCCTGGGTGGAGATGGCCATGCGCAAGACCAGCCGCTGTTTCGCCTCTGCCGCCGCCTTCGGAGATCTCATCTTCTACATCGGCGGCCTCCACGTGGTCAGCAACTCGGGTATCCGCCTGCCCACCAGCACCATCGACGGCCCGTCCGTCACAGTGGAGATCTACGACCTCAACAAGAACGAGTGGCGCCCGGCCGCCAACATCCCCGCCAAGCGCTACTCGGACCCGTGCGTGCGCGCCGTAGTGCTGCTCAACTCGCTGTGCATCTTCATGCGCGAGACCCACATGAACGAGCGTGCCAAGTACGCCATCTACCAGTACGACGTGGAGCTGGACCGCTGGTGCCTGCGACAGCCGGTGTCGGAGCGCGTGCTGTGGGATCTGGGCAAGGACTTCCGTTGCGCTGTGGGCAAGCTGTACCCCTCCTGCCTGGAGGAGTCTCCGTGGAAACCGCCCACCTACCTCTTCTCCCCCGACGGAGCTGAGGAGTTCCAGATAGACGGGGAGCTTGTGTCTCTCCCTCACGTATGGCTCTGA